From a region of the Chitinophaga caseinilytica genome:
- a CDS encoding cysteine hydrolase family protein, with product MKLTALWVAFISITSGAFAQRPANNEHMKEALIIIDIQQDYFPGGRHTLVGAEEAAEKAKQVLAHFRKAGRPVVHVQHISTNEGATFFLPGTDGIAIHAAVMPENGEKIITKHFPNSFRETDLLEHLKANGIDRLTFAGMMTHVCIDATVKAAKDFGFECTVVSDACATLDVEVQGKKVPAAWVQQSLLGALEFFYANIKTATEVVTQ from the coding sequence ATGAAACTGACCGCTTTATGGGTGGCATTCATTTCCATCACTTCGGGCGCTTTCGCACAGCGCCCTGCAAACAACGAACACATGAAAGAAGCACTGATCATCATTGATATCCAGCAGGATTATTTCCCCGGCGGGCGGCACACTTTAGTGGGCGCGGAAGAAGCCGCGGAAAAGGCGAAACAGGTACTGGCGCATTTCAGGAAAGCCGGCCGGCCAGTGGTCCACGTACAGCATATTTCCACCAACGAAGGCGCCACTTTTTTCCTGCCCGGTACGGATGGGATAGCGATCCATGCGGCAGTGATGCCCGAAAACGGAGAAAAGATCATCACCAAACATTTTCCCAACAGTTTCCGGGAAACCGATTTGTTGGAGCATCTGAAAGCCAATGGCATTGACCGTTTGACCTTCGCCGGGATGATGACCCACGTTTGCATCGACGCAACCGTGAAAGCCGCGAAGGATTTTGGTTTCGAATGTACGGTGGTGTCTGACGCCTGCGCTACGCTGGATGTGGAAGTCCAGGGGAAGAAGGTGCCCGCGGCATGGGTACAGCAATCGCTGCTGGGCGCGCTGGAATTTTTCTACGCGAACATCAAAACGGCTACGGAAGTAGTTACGCAATAA
- a CDS encoding glycerophosphodiester phosphodiesterase family protein, with amino-acid sequence MKGLLFFTGCILLLGNSFAQQPVLPAQKHGFIVIAHRGNHEIVPENTTASVEAAYQCGADYAELDLRTTQDGHLVLMHDATVDRTTNGKGAVADYTFAALRQLNIKSTDGKIYRVPTFAEALKAARGKVHIYLDFKEADVAQAWQQIRDAGMEKQVIVYINKKEQYQPWRDIAPQMPLMSSLPDDAQTPAQMEQFLDAHSFAVLDNITDSTLMTVARRRRISVWLDAQSPNEGPDAWNAVLNRKVQGMQSDHPGALVRYLREHRLRDGLKK; translated from the coding sequence ATGAAAGGATTGCTTTTTTTCACCGGATGTATACTGCTCCTTGGCAATAGCTTCGCGCAGCAACCGGTGCTCCCCGCACAAAAACATGGGTTCATCGTCATCGCCCACCGCGGAAACCATGAAATCGTCCCTGAAAACACAACGGCATCCGTGGAAGCGGCGTACCAGTGCGGCGCCGACTATGCCGAGCTCGACCTTCGCACGACCCAAGACGGGCATCTCGTGCTCATGCACGACGCCACCGTAGACCGCACCACCAACGGAAAGGGCGCCGTAGCAGATTATACGTTTGCCGCGCTCCGCCAACTGAACATCAAAAGTACCGACGGCAAAATTTACCGCGTGCCCACGTTCGCCGAAGCCCTGAAAGCCGCCAGGGGCAAGGTGCATATTTATCTCGACTTCAAGGAAGCCGACGTAGCACAGGCCTGGCAGCAAATACGGGATGCAGGGATGGAAAAACAGGTGATCGTGTACATCAACAAAAAGGAGCAATATCAACCCTGGCGCGACATTGCGCCGCAAATGCCCCTGATGTCCAGCCTGCCGGACGATGCCCAAACACCGGCACAAATGGAACAGTTCCTGGATGCACATTCGTTTGCGGTGCTGGACAATATTACCGACAGCACGCTCATGACCGTAGCGCGCCGCCGCCGGATATCCGTTTGGCTGGACGCGCAATCGCCCAACGAAGGCCCCGATGCCTGGAATGCGGTGTTAAATAGGAAAGTACAAGGCATGCAGAGCGACCATCCGGGCGCGCTTGTCCGCTATCTCCGCGAGCACAGGCTGCGCGATGGCCTAAAAAAATAA
- a CDS encoding FkbM family methyltransferase gives MGLKRLLQKLVQPETTVDIFQNVSYSQEGEDLVLGRIFEFQKKGFFVDVGALHPKRFSNTFRFYRLGWRGINIDAMPGSMALFREIRPEDINLEVPVSDKEEALDFYVFNEHALNTFSKEMAEERSQKEIYNIERVVKVQTRTLAGILDQHLPKGTSIDFLTIDAEGLDFQVLKSNNWEKYHPKVVLIESELDVKGMIGSEMDLYLEALDYELYAKTVKTYFYKHKSFNV, from the coding sequence ATGGGACTTAAACGGTTGTTGCAAAAGCTCGTCCAACCCGAAACCACCGTCGATATTTTTCAAAACGTATCCTATTCCCAGGAAGGGGAAGATCTCGTACTGGGCAGGATATTCGAATTTCAGAAGAAAGGATTTTTCGTGGACGTAGGCGCCCTCCATCCCAAGCGTTTCTCGAACACTTTCCGTTTTTACCGCCTCGGATGGCGCGGCATCAATATCGACGCCATGCCCGGCAGCATGGCGCTTTTCCGGGAAATCCGACCGGAAGACATTAACCTGGAAGTGCCTGTTTCGGACAAGGAAGAAGCGCTCGATTTTTACGTTTTCAATGAGCATGCGCTCAATACCTTTTCGAAGGAAATGGCGGAAGAACGTAGCCAGAAGGAAATCTACAACATCGAAAGGGTCGTAAAAGTGCAGACGAGAACGCTGGCCGGCATCCTCGACCAGCACCTTCCCAAAGGCACCTCCATCGATTTCCTCACGATCGACGCCGAAGGGCTCGATTTCCAGGTACTGAAATCCAACAACTGGGAAAAATACCACCCGAAAGTAGTACTGATCGAAAGCGAACTGGATGTGAAGGGAATGATCGGCTCGGAAATGGATCTCTACCTCGAGGCGCTCGATTACGAACTGTACGCCAAAACGGTGAAGACGTACTTCTACAAACATAAAAGCTTCAACGTATAA
- a CDS encoding DUF4886 domain-containing protein, producing the protein MLSKIRISLIILLSICSSIQAQDAKKIRLFIIGNSFSQNASAFVPQLAKEGGIDLEVGRAELGGCSLEKHWKLSEAGEKAYKGKSLRELLSDGRWDIVTIQQYSLLSGDPGTYEPYAGKLVEMIRTLQPGAKLYIHQVWAYRNDAKSFGRINGEQRAANTEEMHRHVRAAYHKVAADLGLTIIPTGDAFRKMEVSRKWHYTKDTTFNFEAPQAGQLPDQTNSLHIGYIWRNGKLDFDANHANPAGCYLGSLVWYKTLFGGKVKKVKFKPESVSAPMAKKFRQVVAGL; encoded by the coding sequence ATGTTATCAAAAATCAGGATTTCGCTGATCATCTTACTGAGCATATGCAGCTCAATTCAGGCGCAGGACGCAAAAAAGATCCGGCTCTTTATTATCGGCAACAGTTTTTCACAGAATGCCTCCGCGTTTGTGCCGCAACTGGCGAAGGAAGGCGGGATCGACCTGGAAGTGGGGCGCGCGGAGCTCGGTGGCTGCTCGCTGGAAAAGCACTGGAAACTGTCGGAAGCAGGGGAGAAGGCATATAAGGGAAAATCGCTGCGCGAATTGCTGTCTGACGGCCGCTGGGACATCGTTACCATTCAGCAGTATTCCCTGCTTTCCGGAGACCCCGGCACTTACGAACCCTATGCCGGCAAGCTCGTGGAAATGATCCGAACGTTGCAGCCCGGCGCGAAACTATACATCCACCAGGTGTGGGCATACCGGAACGATGCGAAATCTTTCGGAAGGATTAACGGCGAACAACGCGCTGCGAACACAGAAGAAATGCACCGCCACGTAAGGGCGGCCTACCACAAGGTGGCTGCAGACCTGGGCCTCACGATCATCCCGACGGGCGATGCTTTCCGGAAAATGGAAGTGAGCCGGAAGTGGCACTATACCAAAGATACCACGTTCAATTTCGAGGCGCCGCAAGCGGGACAATTGCCCGATCAGACGAACTCCCTGCATATCGGCTACATCTGGCGCAACGGCAAGCTGGATTTTGATGCCAACCACGCCAATCCCGCGGGCTGTTACCTGGGCTCGCTGGTGTGGTACAAAACATTGTTTGGCGGGAAGGTAAAGAAGGTGAAGTTTAAGCCGGAAAGCGTTTCTGCGCCGATGGCGAAGAAATTCAGGCAGGTGGTGGCGGGCTTGTAG
- a CDS encoding DUF1343 domain-containing protein: MTGIDALLANPPAWKSRRIGLVTNHAACTADFRPSREALLAEGFHITRLFSPEHGLETTGEDGKEMPDGTDRLTGLPVTSLYGGKLAPDPHDLADIDVVLFDIPDIGCRFYTYLWTLTHVMEACAARGKHLVIADRPNPLSGVMALAEGPGLDERHCSSFIGRWNIPVRHSCTFGELAGYFQSTYILKNTLQLDVIPCKNWQRTMFFPDWSPSFVPTSPAIPCFASALLYPGLGLLEATNISEGRGTATPFRVAGAPWMDGPRVAALVNDLRPDGVYARPVHFVPVAGKYQGQKCSGVMLHVSDRAVFRPVKLGWLLIRLIHQIHPGDFAWAPYPTFVNPGGARHLDLLTGLKNAESLVADGSIGEIVEYTGPGDWTARIEPYLLY; encoded by the coding sequence ATGACCGGAATAGACGCCTTATTAGCGAATCCGCCTGCCTGGAAATCCCGCAGGATCGGGTTGGTAACGAATCACGCCGCATGTACGGCAGACTTTCGTCCTTCCCGGGAGGCACTGCTGGCAGAAGGATTTCACATCACCCGGCTGTTTTCCCCCGAACACGGACTGGAAACCACCGGCGAAGATGGCAAGGAAATGCCGGACGGGACCGACCGACTGACAGGCCTGCCCGTGACCAGCCTCTACGGCGGCAAGCTGGCGCCCGATCCCCACGACCTCGCCGATATCGACGTGGTTTTATTCGATATTCCCGACATCGGTTGCCGCTTCTATACCTACCTCTGGACGCTGACCCACGTCATGGAAGCCTGCGCGGCCCGGGGCAAGCACCTGGTGATCGCGGACCGGCCCAATCCGCTGTCGGGCGTCATGGCCCTTGCCGAGGGCCCGGGGCTGGACGAGCGCCACTGCAGCAGCTTCATCGGGCGATGGAACATTCCCGTTCGCCATAGCTGCACATTCGGCGAACTGGCCGGTTACTTCCAATCAACATACATCCTGAAAAATACCTTACAACTGGACGTAATACCATGCAAAAACTGGCAACGGACGATGTTCTTCCCGGATTGGAGCCCATCATTCGTTCCCACATCGCCGGCCATTCCCTGCTTCGCGTCTGCATTGCTGTACCCGGGCCTGGGCTTGCTGGAAGCCACCAATATCAGCGAAGGAAGAGGCACGGCCACGCCTTTCCGCGTTGCTGGCGCGCCGTGGATGGACGGGCCGCGCGTAGCCGCGCTGGTCAATGATCTTCGTCCAGACGGCGTGTACGCCAGACCGGTACATTTCGTTCCGGTGGCAGGGAAATATCAAGGGCAAAAATGCAGCGGTGTCATGTTGCACGTAAGCGACCGGGCGGTTTTCCGGCCGGTGAAGCTGGGTTGGCTGCTGATCCGGCTCATTCATCAAATCCATCCCGGTGATTTTGCATGGGCGCCCTACCCTACTTTCGTAAACCCCGGCGGCGCGCGGCATCTCGATCTGCTGACAGGTTTAAAAAATGCGGAATCGCTCGTGGCGGATGGCAGTATCGGGGAAATCGTAGAATATACCGGTCCGGGGGATTGGACAGCGAGGATCGAACCTTACCTGCTGTATTAA
- the pdxY gene encoding pyridoxal kinase — MTTMPVKRDKTIIIHSKVSYGYVGSSTTALVLQTGRQDVITVPTVLYSNRLGLASVGGDVLPTALFASILDGILQLDILAEVSSIITGFIGSAEQVVITAGFVEKVKARHPDISYLCDPVMGDADEFYVAPGVAKAMIDRLIPLADVLTPNSFELQQMLGRRFASLEEMTTAIRENGRFSEQQLVVTSCQFADTPPGWIDIVSLDKDQLHLERTPRVAVDPPGTGELFAAHMHLQMLNGAAFPLAIRRAARVMQAVLAGIKADNRREMALQDILHSMEIAGREAAGR; from the coding sequence ATGACGACCATGCCCGTAAAGCGCGACAAAACGATCATCATCCACAGCAAGGTTTCCTATGGGTACGTGGGCAGCAGTACCACCGCCCTGGTATTGCAAACCGGCCGGCAAGACGTGATAACGGTGCCCACGGTATTATATTCCAACCGGCTGGGCCTGGCCTCCGTGGGCGGAGACGTGCTGCCCACGGCGCTGTTCGCTTCCATCCTGGACGGCATTCTGCAACTGGACATCCTGGCCGAAGTGTCGTCCATCATCACCGGCTTCATCGGTTCGGCGGAACAAGTGGTCATTACGGCCGGATTCGTGGAAAAAGTGAAAGCGCGGCACCCGGACATCAGCTATCTCTGCGACCCCGTGATGGGCGATGCCGACGAATTCTACGTGGCGCCCGGCGTGGCCAAGGCCATGATCGACCGGCTCATTCCGCTGGCAGACGTGCTCACACCGAATTCCTTCGAATTGCAACAGATGCTGGGCCGCCGTTTCGCTTCGCTGGAAGAAATGACCACCGCGATCCGGGAAAACGGCCGGTTTTCGGAACAGCAACTGGTGGTGACGAGCTGCCAATTCGCGGATACGCCGCCGGGATGGATCGATATCGTTTCCCTGGACAAAGACCAGCTTCACCTGGAACGGACGCCCCGCGTGGCGGTGGACCCGCCCGGCACCGGCGAGCTCTTCGCGGCGCATATGCACCTGCAAATGCTCAACGGCGCGGCGTTCCCCCTGGCCATCCGGCGGGCGGCGCGGGTGATGCAGGCCGTGCTGGCGGGGATAAAGGCAGATAACCGCCGGGAAATGGCGCTGCAAGACATCCTGCATTCCATGGAGATCGCAGGGAGGGAAGCTGCAGGTCGATAA
- a CDS encoding NADPH-dependent FMN reductase yields MAINILAISGSTRLQSTNHTLINIIAAMYAGKAEITQFDGLSQLPHFNPDDDNDTPPPTVTAFRDRLRSADGILICTPEYAMGVPGSLKNALDWIVSSMEMSQKPVALITASSMGELAHQSLTGTLRVIEADLPDTSRLLIPFVKAIVRDGAIVDAPTLESVISVMESLLQGIAASRSKP; encoded by the coding sequence ATGGCCATCAACATCCTTGCGATATCCGGCAGTACCCGGCTTCAATCCACCAATCATACGCTCATCAACATCATCGCGGCGATGTACGCCGGGAAAGCGGAGATCACGCAATTCGACGGGCTTTCCCAATTGCCGCATTTCAACCCCGACGACGACAACGATACGCCGCCACCCACCGTAACCGCCTTCCGCGACCGCCTGCGCTCGGCCGACGGCATTCTCATCTGCACGCCGGAATACGCCATGGGCGTGCCCGGCAGTCTCAAAAACGCGCTCGACTGGATAGTTTCTTCCATGGAAATGTCCCAAAAACCCGTTGCCCTTATCACGGCATCGTCTATGGGCGAACTGGCACATCAATCGCTCACGGGCACGTTGCGGGTGATCGAAGCCGATTTGCCAGATACCTCGCGCCTGCTGATCCCTTTCGTGAAAGCGATAGTCCGTGATGGCGCTATCGTAGACGCACCTACGCTGGAGAGCGTGATAAGTGTCATGGAGTCCCTGCTGCAGGGGATCGCAGCATCGCGCAGCAAGCCGTAA
- a CDS encoding Crp/Fnr family transcriptional regulator, giving the protein MNGPLELILNNIRRHIPLTQEEGDYFTSLLKPGRYARKEYLLREGEVCTDFTFIAAGCMKSYLLDTDGKEHILTIASPDWWIADIGSFISGTPAHLFIEAVERTDTLALSRRNQEILLRKIPRFERCFRILTERAFAASLQRNIDAMSLSAPERLGKFRQQYPYLLPLLSDQEIASYIGVTPSFFSRMLKKLDIKLR; this is encoded by the coding sequence ATGAACGGCCCCCTCGAGCTGATACTTAACAACATCCGCAGGCACATCCCCCTCACACAGGAAGAAGGCGATTATTTCACCAGCCTGCTGAAACCCGGCCGTTACGCCCGGAAAGAATACCTGCTGCGCGAAGGGGAAGTTTGCACCGATTTTACTTTCATCGCCGCCGGCTGCATGAAAAGCTACCTGCTCGATACCGACGGAAAGGAACATATCCTCACGATCGCTTCGCCGGATTGGTGGATCGCGGATATCGGGAGTTTCATTTCCGGAACGCCGGCCCATCTTTTCATCGAAGCCGTTGAGCGGACGGACACCCTGGCGCTGTCGCGCCGCAACCAGGAAATCCTCCTCCGGAAAATCCCCAGGTTCGAACGCTGTTTCCGCATCCTCACGGAGCGCGCCTTCGCCGCGAGCCTTCAACGGAACATAGACGCCATGAGCCTTTCAGCGCCCGAGCGCCTGGGAAAGTTCCGCCAGCAATACCCTTATCTGCTCCCGCTCCTGTCCGACCAGGAAATCGCTTCCTACATCGGCGTTACGCCGTCTTTCTTCAGCCGCATGTTAAAAAAACTGGACATCAAACTGCGGTAA
- a CDS encoding MarR family winged helix-turn-helix transcriptional regulator, which produces MKLISAWEAYARKSPNASATEFCMHFLAQESNNQLFSGLTPPDLDTVFAKLIGRLAGMQTVYSKMALQEIPGFELEWFYFLSSIYHLKEVKKTQIIQYNFTEQTTGIDILNKLKTQGFITERPDPEDKRAKLVSLTKTGEQVLFRIYQLLHKPTLLMYHDIDPTDKQVVINILKNTEQKHQELLSGARNKSLDELLTAELGEEKLAALAQAQQQRISQFSDAKRPNKHQ; this is translated from the coding sequence GTGAAATTAATCAGCGCCTGGGAGGCATATGCCCGGAAAAGCCCCAACGCTTCCGCCACGGAATTCTGCATGCATTTCCTCGCGCAGGAAAGCAACAACCAACTTTTCAGCGGCCTCACGCCGCCCGATCTCGACACCGTTTTCGCGAAACTGATCGGCCGGCTGGCGGGGATGCAAACCGTTTATTCCAAAATGGCCCTGCAGGAAATCCCGGGGTTCGAGCTGGAATGGTTTTACTTCCTCAGTTCTATTTATCATTTGAAAGAAGTCAAAAAGACGCAGATCATCCAATACAACTTCACGGAACAAACCACCGGCATCGACATCCTGAATAAATTGAAAACCCAGGGATTCATCACGGAACGGCCCGATCCCGAAGATAAGCGGGCCAAACTCGTCAGTCTTACGAAAACAGGGGAACAGGTGCTTTTCAGGATTTACCAGCTGCTGCACAAACCCACGCTGCTCATGTACCACGACATCGACCCTACCGACAAACAAGTGGTGATCAACATCCTGAAAAACACGGAACAAAAGCACCAGGAACTATTGTCGGGCGCGCGGAACAAATCGCTGGACGAGCTGCTGACAGCCGAATTGGGCGAAGAGAAGCTTGCGGCGTTGGCGCAGGCGCAGCAGCAAAGGATTTCGCAGTTTTCCGATGCGAAACGCCCTAACAAACATCAATAA
- a CDS encoding PLP-dependent aminotransferase family protein — MIPIAHLISINKESNTPVYRQIAVSIIMAVRNGTLKANAPLPGSRELAKDLGVHRKTVVAAYEELSAQEWITVVPRKRITVSEHIPELEPANWKPDEAREGYQRPFELPFRTIPGPTNGETGAAVPELVIDDGHPDIRLSPIDPLLKTYRAYTTRRYAVKSANVSSAQGTHLLREEMVKYLSESRGLHISIDNILVTHGAQMSIYLSAQLLLGAGSNVIVGKPGYPVANMAFGVTGANILEVDVDENGIDTEAIGRICQKKKIAAVYVIPHHHYPTTVTLSVERRMKLLELSRQYNFTIIEDDYDFEYHYTSAPYLPLASAGHQGNVIYIGSFSKILGPSIRIGFMIAPKNLVEQCAALRMIIDVGNDSYMQNALAGLMMDGELSRHLKRARKIYHQRRDFLDGLLDQKLGRFLDYTLPSGGMAIWVRLRPAFPVTALEGSPLLHIKGVYARENAFRFGFASMNEEELESAVDGIYAILAGL, encoded by the coding sequence ATGATCCCGATAGCCCATCTCATATCTATCAACAAGGAAAGCAATACGCCGGTTTACCGGCAGATCGCCGTGTCCATTATCATGGCGGTGCGGAACGGCACGTTGAAAGCCAATGCGCCCTTGCCGGGAAGCCGCGAACTGGCCAAAGACCTCGGCGTTCACCGGAAAACGGTGGTAGCGGCGTACGAAGAGCTGTCTGCCCAGGAATGGATCACGGTGGTGCCGCGGAAGCGGATCACCGTTTCGGAGCATATCCCCGAGCTGGAGCCCGCCAACTGGAAACCGGACGAAGCCCGCGAAGGGTACCAGCGCCCTTTCGAATTGCCGTTCAGAACGATACCCGGGCCCACGAACGGGGAAACGGGGGCCGCGGTGCCGGAACTGGTGATAGACGACGGGCATCCCGACATCCGGCTCTCTCCCATCGATCCCCTCCTCAAAACCTACCGTGCCTATACCACGCGGCGGTATGCGGTCAAAAGCGCGAACGTCAGTTCCGCGCAGGGCACGCACCTGCTGCGCGAAGAAATGGTCAAATATCTTTCGGAAAGCCGCGGGCTGCATATTTCGATAGACAATATCCTCGTCACGCACGGCGCGCAGATGAGCATTTACCTATCCGCGCAATTGTTGCTGGGCGCAGGTTCCAACGTAATCGTCGGAAAGCCGGGATACCCCGTCGCCAATATGGCTTTCGGTGTCACCGGCGCCAATATCCTGGAAGTGGACGTCGATGAAAACGGCATCGACACGGAAGCGATCGGGCGCATCTGTCAAAAGAAAAAAATTGCGGCGGTGTACGTCATCCCCCACCACCATTACCCGACAACGGTGACGCTGAGCGTGGAAAGACGGATGAAGCTGCTGGAGCTGTCCCGCCAATACAACTTTACCATCATCGAAGACGATTACGATTTCGAGTACCACTATACTTCCGCGCCATATCTGCCGCTGGCGAGCGCCGGGCACCAGGGCAACGTGATCTACATCGGGTCGTTTTCCAAAATCCTGGGACCGTCTATCCGGATCGGTTTCATGATCGCGCCAAAGAACCTCGTAGAGCAGTGTGCGGCGCTGCGCATGATCATCGACGTGGGGAACGACAGTTACATGCAGAATGCGCTGGCGGGCTTGATGATGGATGGGGAACTAAGCCGGCACCTGAAACGGGCGCGGAAGATCTATCACCAGCGCAGGGATTTCCTGGATGGATTACTGGATCAAAAACTGGGTCGGTTCCTGGATTACACGTTGCCGTCGGGCGGCATGGCGATCTGGGTGCGACTGCGCCCGGCGTTCCCGGTAACTGCCCTGGAAGGTTCGCCGCTGCTGCATATCAAGGGGGTGTATGCCCGGGAGAACGCGTTCCGCTTCGGTTTCGCGTCGATGAACGAAGAGGAGCTGGAAAGTGCGGTGGACGGGATATATGCCATCCTGGCGGGATTATGA
- a CDS encoding GNAT family N-acetyltransferase: MEYSIRKASLEELDDAAALFDSYRVFYRQAPDLEKGKAFLKERLLNNESDIFLAYADGKAVGFVQLYKLFHYTKLQKQWLLSDLFVHPDYRGKGLSVALIDRSKQWSRETGACGLMLETEKTNDIGNNLYPRCGFEYDGQHNYYHWWG; encoded by the coding sequence ATGGAATACAGCATCAGGAAAGCCAGCCTGGAAGAACTGGACGACGCCGCGGCATTATTCGACAGCTACCGTGTTTTTTACCGGCAGGCGCCGGACCTCGAAAAAGGGAAGGCATTTCTAAAAGAACGCCTCCTCAACAATGAATCCGATATTTTTCTCGCTTATGCGGATGGGAAGGCCGTGGGGTTCGTACAGCTCTACAAACTCTTCCACTACACCAAACTGCAAAAGCAATGGCTGCTGAGCGACCTGTTCGTTCACCCGGATTACCGCGGCAAAGGCCTTTCCGTTGCCCTGATCGACCGCAGCAAGCAATGGAGCCGGGAAACGGGCGCCTGCGGCCTCATGCTGGAAACGGAAAAAACCAACGATATCGGGAACAACCTGTATCCCCGCTGCGGTTTCGAGTACGACGGCCAGCATAATTATTATCATTGGTGGGGCTGA
- a CDS encoding cold shock domain-containing protein, whose protein sequence is MLDRKSNNDKGKPLEEMLAFVDENGNLSSVPPRQGNEDVTMQELTAVAKSRHRPVVEATRTGFVSYFNQAKGFGFITDDNARENVFFHANQLTELLKEKDRVSFTREKTPRGFSAVDLKRIG, encoded by the coding sequence ATGCTCGATCGAAAGTCGAACAACGACAAAGGCAAGCCGCTTGAAGAGATGCTCGCTTTCGTCGATGAAAACGGGAACCTGAGTTCCGTTCCTCCAAGACAGGGCAATGAAGACGTGACGATGCAGGAATTGACCGCCGTCGCGAAAAGCAGGCACCGGCCTGTGGTAGAAGCCACCCGGACGGGATTCGTTTCCTACTTCAACCAGGCAAAGGGTTTCGGGTTCATTACCGACGACAATGCCCGGGAAAACGTCTTCTTTCACGCCAACCAGTTAACTGAGCTCCTGAAAGAAAAGGACAGGGTTTCCTTCACGCGGGAGAAAACGCCGAGAGGCTTCAGCGCCGTGGATCTGAAAAGGATCGGATGA
- a CDS encoding ATP-binding protein: MNVLDLIINDPEKVLLDSIFLDDHSKNMCAQLIKERLYFEELRQYGLPVNNKVLLHGASGCGKTMTAKALAHALNKPILILNLSNIVSAKIGETPQQLKMVFDKAARDGAVLFLDEFDQIGKSRTDDKDVGEMRRLVNTLLQLIDYFPEKALLICATNHPEVIDTALLRRFQLRIDFQMPAAAVLDTYYDQLLAPFPEEMRGIARRYDVSFAEARDYCFTLVKSLLIAKLERERETATMPPLCPS; encoded by the coding sequence ATGAACGTACTGGACCTGATCATCAACGACCCGGAAAAAGTGCTGCTGGACAGTATTTTCCTGGACGACCACAGCAAAAACATGTGCGCACAGCTCATCAAGGAGCGGTTGTATTTCGAAGAACTGCGGCAATACGGTTTGCCAGTCAATAATAAAGTGCTGCTGCACGGAGCGTCCGGCTGCGGGAAAACGATGACGGCGAAGGCGTTAGCCCATGCGCTGAACAAACCCATCCTCATCCTGAACCTCAGCAACATCGTCAGCGCCAAAATCGGCGAAACGCCGCAGCAGCTGAAAATGGTGTTCGACAAAGCCGCGCGGGACGGGGCCGTTTTGTTCCTGGACGAGTTCGACCAGATCGGGAAGTCGCGGACAGACGATAAAGACGTGGGGGAGATGCGGCGGCTGGTGAACACGCTGCTGCAACTGATTGACTATTTTCCCGAAAAAGCCCTGCTCATCTGCGCCACGAACCATCCGGAGGTGATCGATACCGCCTTGCTGCGGAGGTTCCAGCTGCGGATAGATTTCCAGATGCCGGCCGCCGCCGTGCTCGATACCTATTACGATCAGCTGCTGGCGCCATTCCCCGAAGAAATGCGCGGAATCGCCCGCCGGTACGATGTTTCTTTCGCCGAAGCGAGGGATTATTGCTTCACCCTCGTCAAATCCTTACTGATCGCCAAGCTGGAAAGGGAGCGCGAAACGGCTACCATGCCCCCGCTGTGCCCGTCCTGA
- a CDS encoding cysteine-rich CWC family protein, producing the protein MCEHEQKHCPRCNAHFECKVGSILLCQCTTVTLSQDERDFIATQYADCLCAACLKDMKSSYHQQQMQHKLHNISPLLFPKK; encoded by the coding sequence ATGTGCGAACACGAACAAAAGCATTGTCCCAGGTGTAACGCCCACTTTGAATGCAAGGTGGGATCGATCCTGCTGTGCCAATGCACGACCGTGACGCTTTCACAGGACGAGCGCGATTTTATTGCCACGCAATACGCCGATTGCCTCTGCGCCGCCTGTCTCAAAGACATGAAATCCAGCTACCATCAGCAACAGATGCAACACAAACTGCATAACATCTCGCCGTTGCTGTTCCCGAAAAAATAA